In one Myxocyprinus asiaticus isolate MX2 ecotype Aquarium Trade chromosome 1, UBuf_Myxa_2, whole genome shotgun sequence genomic region, the following are encoded:
- the LOC127445257 gene encoding FERM domain-containing protein 5-like isoform X1, which produces MLSRFVSGSDRSLDREFNCTVRLLDDSEYTCTVQRDAKGQWLFGQVCQHLNLLEKDYFGIRFVDPEKQRHWLEFSKPITKQMRSQPPYTMCLRVKFYPPDPAALKEEITRYLVFLQIKRDLYHGRLLCKSLDAATLAAYILQAEIGDYDPGKHPEGYSSKFQFFPKHSERLERRIAEIHKTELIGQSPDSSELNFLRKAQTLETYGVDPHPCKDVSGNAAFLAFTPFGFVVLQGNRRIHFLKWNEVTKLKFEGKTFHIYATHQEDQKIILTYFAPTPEACKHLWKCGVENQAFYQFEKSSQVRTVSSSNLFFKGSRFRYSGKVAKEVMELSAKIRREPPEIHRAGMVPSRSCPSITHGPRQSSVPRTRRRAVHISIMEGLESLRDSGHSTPVRSVSNGNSFLRTHGNSAEGGNGTSEFSEDSYSPSDSMLPTPVFNEHSSDQAHVRHTNGPRSIQDDRGTELGTLDRARLLGVMSKGKRFHLEKTRPIQHSPEKEQVNEFICSLARLFLVTLALLFALLLLLIALTESELDLAFLRDIRRTPEFQQFHYEYFCPLRHWLACKLRWMGGHLINK; this is translated from the exons AGGGATGCAAAGGGTCAGTGGCTGTTTGGGCAGGTCTGTCAGCATCTAAACCTGCTGGAGAAAGACTACTTTGGCATCAGATTTGTGGACCCAGAAAAGCAACGG CATTGGCTGGAGTTCAGCAAGCCAATTACCAAACAAATGAGAT CTCAGCCACCATACACCATGTGTTTGCGTGTAAAGTTCTATCCTCCGGACCCTGCAGCTCTTAAAGAAGAGATCACTAG ATACTTGGTCTTCCTACAGATTAAAAGAGATTTGTATCATGGCCGACTTCTGTGTAAAAGTTTGGATGCTGCCACATTGGCGGCATATATTCTGCAGG CTGAGATTGGAGACTATGACCCAGGAAAGCATCCAGAAGGTTACAGTTCTAAGTTTCAGTTTTTTCCCAAGCATTCTGAGCGCCTGGAACGCCGCATTGCTGAAATCCACAAAACGGAGCTGAT AGGCCAGAGTCCTGACTCATCCGAGTTGAATTTCTTAAGGAAAGCTCAGACTCTAGAAACATACGGAGTAGATCCACACCCCTGCAAG GATGTGTCTGGCAATGCAGCATTTCTAGCTTTTACCCCGTTTGGCTTTGTGGTTCTGCAGGGGAACAGGAGGATTCATTTCCTCAAATG GAACGAGGTGACCAAACTGAAGTTTGAAGGAAAGACATTTCATATATATGCAACTCATCAAGAG GATCAGAAGATCATCTTGACCTATTTTGCTCCAACGCCAGAGGCTTGCAAGCACCTGTGGAAGTGTGGGGTGGAAAACCAGGCTTTCTACCA GTTTGAGAAATCAAGTCAAGTTCGCACTGTTTCTAGTAGTAATCTCTTTTTCAAAGGGAGCCGTTTTAGATATAG TGGTAAAGTGGCAAAGGAGGTGATGGAGCTGAGTGCCAAAATCCGAAGAGAGCCTCCAGAGATCCACAG GGCTGGGATGGTCCCCAGTAGGAGTTGTCCTTCAATCACTCATGGCCCACGACAGAGTAGTGTTCCCCGAACACGCAGGAGAGCAGTCCATATTTCCATCATGGAGG GTTTGGAGTCCTTGCGTGACAGTGGCCATTCCACACCAGTGCGCTCTGTCTCCAATGGCAACTCATTCCTGCGCACCCATGGAAATTCAGCTGAAGGAGGAAATGGGACGTCAGAATTCTCAGAGGACTCCTACAGTCCCTCTGACAGCATGCTTCCCACACCGGTGTTCAACGAGCACTCTTCAGACCAGGCTCATGTTCGTCACACCAATGGCCCCCGCAGCATCCAAGATGATCGGGGAACAGAATTAGGCACACTAGACCGGGCAAGGCTACTTGGTGTTATGTCCAAAGGTAAACGTTTTCACCTGGAGAAGACTCGGCCGATCCAACACAGCCCAGAGAAAGAGCAGGTAAATGAGTTCATCTGTAGCTTGGCACGTCTTTTCTTAGTGACCCTGGCTCTGCTCTTTGCTCTCCTTCTCCTCCTTATAGCGTTAACAGAGTCTGAGCTAGACTTGGCCTTTCTTAGGGACATCCGGAGGACACCCGAATTCCAGCAGTTCCACTATGAATACTTCTGCCCCCTTAGGCACTGGCTGGCCTGCAAGTTGCGCTGGATGGGTGGACATCTCATCAATAAATGA
- the LOC127445257 gene encoding FERM domain-containing protein 5-like isoform X2: MLSRFVSGSDRSLDREFNCTVRLLDDSEYTCTVQRDAKGQWLFGQVCQHLNLLEKDYFGIRFVDPEKQRHWLEFSKPITKQMRSQPPYTMCLRVKFYPPDPAALKEEITRYLVFLQIKRDLYHGRLLCKSLDAATLAAYILQAEIGDYDPGKHPEGYSSKFQFFPKHSERLERRIAEIHKTELIGQSPDSSELNFLRKAQTLETYGVDPHPCKDVSGNAAFLAFTPFGFVVLQGNRRIHFLKWNEVTKLKFEGKTFHIYATHQEDQKIILTYFAPTPEACKHLWKCGVENQAFYQFEKSSQVRTVSSSNLFFKGSRFRYSGKVAKEVMELSAKIRREPPEIHRAGMVPSRSCPSITHGPRQSSVPRTRRRAVHISIMEGLESLRDSGHSTPVRSVSNGNSFLRTHGNSAEGGNGTSEFSEDSYSPSDSMLPTPVFNEHSSDQAHVRHTNGPRSIQDDRGTELGTLDRARLLGVMSKGKRFHLEKTRPIQHSPEKEQGHPEDTRIPAVPL; encoded by the exons AGGGATGCAAAGGGTCAGTGGCTGTTTGGGCAGGTCTGTCAGCATCTAAACCTGCTGGAGAAAGACTACTTTGGCATCAGATTTGTGGACCCAGAAAAGCAACGG CATTGGCTGGAGTTCAGCAAGCCAATTACCAAACAAATGAGAT CTCAGCCACCATACACCATGTGTTTGCGTGTAAAGTTCTATCCTCCGGACCCTGCAGCTCTTAAAGAAGAGATCACTAG ATACTTGGTCTTCCTACAGATTAAAAGAGATTTGTATCATGGCCGACTTCTGTGTAAAAGTTTGGATGCTGCCACATTGGCGGCATATATTCTGCAGG CTGAGATTGGAGACTATGACCCAGGAAAGCATCCAGAAGGTTACAGTTCTAAGTTTCAGTTTTTTCCCAAGCATTCTGAGCGCCTGGAACGCCGCATTGCTGAAATCCACAAAACGGAGCTGAT AGGCCAGAGTCCTGACTCATCCGAGTTGAATTTCTTAAGGAAAGCTCAGACTCTAGAAACATACGGAGTAGATCCACACCCCTGCAAG GATGTGTCTGGCAATGCAGCATTTCTAGCTTTTACCCCGTTTGGCTTTGTGGTTCTGCAGGGGAACAGGAGGATTCATTTCCTCAAATG GAACGAGGTGACCAAACTGAAGTTTGAAGGAAAGACATTTCATATATATGCAACTCATCAAGAG GATCAGAAGATCATCTTGACCTATTTTGCTCCAACGCCAGAGGCTTGCAAGCACCTGTGGAAGTGTGGGGTGGAAAACCAGGCTTTCTACCA GTTTGAGAAATCAAGTCAAGTTCGCACTGTTTCTAGTAGTAATCTCTTTTTCAAAGGGAGCCGTTTTAGATATAG TGGTAAAGTGGCAAAGGAGGTGATGGAGCTGAGTGCCAAAATCCGAAGAGAGCCTCCAGAGATCCACAG GGCTGGGATGGTCCCCAGTAGGAGTTGTCCTTCAATCACTCATGGCCCACGACAGAGTAGTGTTCCCCGAACACGCAGGAGAGCAGTCCATATTTCCATCATGGAGG GTTTGGAGTCCTTGCGTGACAGTGGCCATTCCACACCAGTGCGCTCTGTCTCCAATGGCAACTCATTCCTGCGCACCCATGGAAATTCAGCTGAAGGAGGAAATGGGACGTCAGAATTCTCAGAGGACTCCTACAGTCCCTCTGACAGCATGCTTCCCACACCGGTGTTCAACGAGCACTCTTCAGACCAGGCTCATGTTCGTCACACCAATGGCCCCCGCAGCATCCAAGATGATCGGGGAACAGAATTAGGCACACTAGACCGGGCAAGGCTACTTGGTGTTATGTCCAAAGGTAAACGTTTTCACCTGGAGAAGACTCGGCCGATCCAACACAGCCCAGAGAAAGAGCAG GGACATCCGGAGGACACCCGAATTCCAGCAGTTCCACTATGA
- the LOC127445257 gene encoding FERM domain-containing protein 5-like isoform X3: MLSRFVSGSDRSLDREFNCTVRLLDDSEYTCTVQRDAKGQWLFGQVCQHLNLLEKDYFGIRFVDPEKQRHWLEFSKPITKQMRSQPPYTMCLRVKFYPPDPAALKEEITRGQSPDSSELNFLRKAQTLETYGVDPHPCKDVSGNAAFLAFTPFGFVVLQGNRRIHFLKWNEVTKLKFEGKTFHIYATHQEDQKIILTYFAPTPEACKHLWKCGVENQAFYQFEKSSQVRTVSSSNLFFKGSRFRYSGKVAKEVMELSAKIRREPPEIHRAGMVPSRSCPSITHGPRQSSVPRTRRRAVHISIMEGLESLRDSGHSTPVRSVSNGNSFLRTHGNSAEGGNGTSEFSEDSYSPSDSMLPTPVFNEHSSDQAHVRHTNGPRSIQDDRGTELGTLDRARLLGVMSKGKRFHLEKTRPIQHSPEKEQVNEFICSLARLFLVTLALLFALLLLLIALTESELDLAFLRDIRRTPEFQQFHYEYFCPLRHWLACKLRWMGGHLINK; encoded by the exons AGGGATGCAAAGGGTCAGTGGCTGTTTGGGCAGGTCTGTCAGCATCTAAACCTGCTGGAGAAAGACTACTTTGGCATCAGATTTGTGGACCCAGAAAAGCAACGG CATTGGCTGGAGTTCAGCAAGCCAATTACCAAACAAATGAGAT CTCAGCCACCATACACCATGTGTTTGCGTGTAAAGTTCTATCCTCCGGACCCTGCAGCTCTTAAAGAAGAGATCACTAG AGGCCAGAGTCCTGACTCATCCGAGTTGAATTTCTTAAGGAAAGCTCAGACTCTAGAAACATACGGAGTAGATCCACACCCCTGCAAG GATGTGTCTGGCAATGCAGCATTTCTAGCTTTTACCCCGTTTGGCTTTGTGGTTCTGCAGGGGAACAGGAGGATTCATTTCCTCAAATG GAACGAGGTGACCAAACTGAAGTTTGAAGGAAAGACATTTCATATATATGCAACTCATCAAGAG GATCAGAAGATCATCTTGACCTATTTTGCTCCAACGCCAGAGGCTTGCAAGCACCTGTGGAAGTGTGGGGTGGAAAACCAGGCTTTCTACCA GTTTGAGAAATCAAGTCAAGTTCGCACTGTTTCTAGTAGTAATCTCTTTTTCAAAGGGAGCCGTTTTAGATATAG TGGTAAAGTGGCAAAGGAGGTGATGGAGCTGAGTGCCAAAATCCGAAGAGAGCCTCCAGAGATCCACAG GGCTGGGATGGTCCCCAGTAGGAGTTGTCCTTCAATCACTCATGGCCCACGACAGAGTAGTGTTCCCCGAACACGCAGGAGAGCAGTCCATATTTCCATCATGGAGG GTTTGGAGTCCTTGCGTGACAGTGGCCATTCCACACCAGTGCGCTCTGTCTCCAATGGCAACTCATTCCTGCGCACCCATGGAAATTCAGCTGAAGGAGGAAATGGGACGTCAGAATTCTCAGAGGACTCCTACAGTCCCTCTGACAGCATGCTTCCCACACCGGTGTTCAACGAGCACTCTTCAGACCAGGCTCATGTTCGTCACACCAATGGCCCCCGCAGCATCCAAGATGATCGGGGAACAGAATTAGGCACACTAGACCGGGCAAGGCTACTTGGTGTTATGTCCAAAGGTAAACGTTTTCACCTGGAGAAGACTCGGCCGATCCAACACAGCCCAGAGAAAGAGCAGGTAAATGAGTTCATCTGTAGCTTGGCACGTCTTTTCTTAGTGACCCTGGCTCTGCTCTTTGCTCTCCTTCTCCTCCTTATAGCGTTAACAGAGTCTGAGCTAGACTTGGCCTTTCTTAGGGACATCCGGAGGACACCCGAATTCCAGCAGTTCCACTATGAATACTTCTGCCCCCTTAGGCACTGGCTGGCCTGCAAGTTGCGCTGGATGGGTGGACATCTCATCAATAAATGA
- the LOC127445257 gene encoding FERM domain-containing protein 5-like isoform X4: MLSRFVSGSDRSLDREFNCTVRLLDDSEYTCTVQRDAKGQWLFGQVCQHLNLLEKDYFGIRFVDPEKQRHWLEFSKPITKQMRSQPPYTMCLRVKFYPPDPAALKEEITRYLVFLQIKRDLYHGRLLCKSLDAATLAAYILQAEIGDYDPGKHPEGYSSKFQFFPKHSERLERRIAEIHKTELIGQSPDSSELNFLRKAQTLETYGVDPHPCKDVSGNAAFLAFTPFGFVVLQGNRRIHFLKWNEVTKLKFEGKTFHIYATHQEDQKIILTYFAPTPEACKHLWKCGVENQAFYQFEKSSQVRTVSSSNLFFKGSRFRYSGKVAKEVMELSAKIRREPPEIHRAGMVPSRSCPSITHGPRQSSVPRTRRRAVHISIMEGLESLRDSGHSTPVRSVSNGNSFLRTHGNSAEGGNGTSEFSEDSYSPSDSMLPTPVFNEHSSDQAHVRHTNGPRSIQDDRGTELGTLDRARLLGVMSKGKRFHLEKTRPIQHSPEKEQR, translated from the exons AGGGATGCAAAGGGTCAGTGGCTGTTTGGGCAGGTCTGTCAGCATCTAAACCTGCTGGAGAAAGACTACTTTGGCATCAGATTTGTGGACCCAGAAAAGCAACGG CATTGGCTGGAGTTCAGCAAGCCAATTACCAAACAAATGAGAT CTCAGCCACCATACACCATGTGTTTGCGTGTAAAGTTCTATCCTCCGGACCCTGCAGCTCTTAAAGAAGAGATCACTAG ATACTTGGTCTTCCTACAGATTAAAAGAGATTTGTATCATGGCCGACTTCTGTGTAAAAGTTTGGATGCTGCCACATTGGCGGCATATATTCTGCAGG CTGAGATTGGAGACTATGACCCAGGAAAGCATCCAGAAGGTTACAGTTCTAAGTTTCAGTTTTTTCCCAAGCATTCTGAGCGCCTGGAACGCCGCATTGCTGAAATCCACAAAACGGAGCTGAT AGGCCAGAGTCCTGACTCATCCGAGTTGAATTTCTTAAGGAAAGCTCAGACTCTAGAAACATACGGAGTAGATCCACACCCCTGCAAG GATGTGTCTGGCAATGCAGCATTTCTAGCTTTTACCCCGTTTGGCTTTGTGGTTCTGCAGGGGAACAGGAGGATTCATTTCCTCAAATG GAACGAGGTGACCAAACTGAAGTTTGAAGGAAAGACATTTCATATATATGCAACTCATCAAGAG GATCAGAAGATCATCTTGACCTATTTTGCTCCAACGCCAGAGGCTTGCAAGCACCTGTGGAAGTGTGGGGTGGAAAACCAGGCTTTCTACCA GTTTGAGAAATCAAGTCAAGTTCGCACTGTTTCTAGTAGTAATCTCTTTTTCAAAGGGAGCCGTTTTAGATATAG TGGTAAAGTGGCAAAGGAGGTGATGGAGCTGAGTGCCAAAATCCGAAGAGAGCCTCCAGAGATCCACAG GGCTGGGATGGTCCCCAGTAGGAGTTGTCCTTCAATCACTCATGGCCCACGACAGAGTAGTGTTCCCCGAACACGCAGGAGAGCAGTCCATATTTCCATCATGGAGG GTTTGGAGTCCTTGCGTGACAGTGGCCATTCCACACCAGTGCGCTCTGTCTCCAATGGCAACTCATTCCTGCGCACCCATGGAAATTCAGCTGAAGGAGGAAATGGGACGTCAGAATTCTCAGAGGACTCCTACAGTCCCTCTGACAGCATGCTTCCCACACCGGTGTTCAACGAGCACTCTTCAGACCAGGCTCATGTTCGTCACACCAATGGCCCCCGCAGCATCCAAGATGATCGGGGAACAGAATTAGGCACACTAGACCGGGCAAGGCTACTTGGTGTTATGTCCAAAGGTAAACGTTTTCACCTGGAGAAGACTCGGCCGATCCAACACAGCCCAGAGAAAGAGCAG CGTTAA